The genomic stretch TGGTAGCAGGAGCAAAATTAAACATTGACAAAAGGTATTTGGTTGGAGAATATGATCCCCACCTTTAAATATTATGTTAAaagatcaaataaaaatgataggGCTGAATATTCCTGAGAATTAATGATCTGATTATAACTGGGAGTTAAAGGAACAGGAAATGAATACTGAATTGCAACACTGGGATATAGTAAATTATTAAACACGGACACAGGTCATTACAGGTCACCTCATTCTGTAAAAAGCTTTGTTCCTAGCGACTGCTTTCCCACTCACAGATAAATGTATTCAACGgattaataaaatgtgtgtatggTTTGTATGGGGTACCACTGGGGAGGTGACAAAAAGAGAGGTCTTGTACAAAGTGAAACAACTGGTGGTAGAAGTGGGCTCTAAATTAAAAATTGCTTTTTGTAAAAATGTTGCACACACTGTGAACAGAACACAGCCTGGGTTGGTAATGTAACAACATGGACCACAAAAAGAGGAAGGGCCAGGCAAGGCATTCCTTAGTTCAAGTTAATTTATGGAGATTTCCTGAAAGAACACAAGCAATTAAACTTCAACTGGGTCACTCTTAGAAGTAAAAGTATTTATAATAAAAGAACATCTGTTCCTTGAATGTGGACGAGCAGCAGGAATATGGACTAGAATGAAAGATCTGGGCTTTAATGTGGATATTAACTGTAAAACTCGAATGTATGGCATGTTCAATGATACACTCTCAGAGAAGGTAAgagatttttattgatttatattatGTACAGTTTATAACAAACTCTCTAAAACCAGATGTAAAATGATTATGAATCAAATTCTAATCCCTGCGGaggttgtttttaaacagatgtTGTGTGAATTGAAAAGACTGAGAACAGTGGACAGAAGAACAAAAGACAAACATCCATGGACTCTTACAATGATAGAAGTCTGGTATGAATTGTGTGGTATGTACTGTTTTTACAtgttaaaagaaagaaaaggtgtACTATCGTGATGTGTTGTGGTTGCAGTGGGATGCtttgatgtttttttatgaAGTTCCTAATAAAGTATGTATAAAAAAGGCACTTTTTCAGGACTTTGCTTTGGTATTTCTCCAAATTCCCACGTTAAAAACACATGAAAGTTTAACTCTGTGCTTCTGTAAAGTTGTTCTTAAAGACTGCCTTGTAGTGCACTGATACAATACGAGACTAAACCTTTAATGACAGGGAAGGTGTGGACTTTCCTTAATTACAATTATGTATCTTTGCTTTTGACCAATCAGGATTTGTGTTCGTTTCTAGGCATCTGTTGACAAGGGATAATAAAGTTTGAGGACACTTTGGATGTTCAATATCTGCACAATAACTAGCCCTCCTCCAGATAATCTGAGTCACATTTTACTGTAACATGCTCTGTAGGCATGCACTCAGGTTACTTTAACAGGGAGGGAGAGTGAATGCTCCACGATGCTCCCTCTACCACTTAAGAAACCTGTTTGCTCTAAGATGCTTTTGGCAAACCCAGCCCAGAGCAGTGAGGTTGCCGTTGTCAGGTCGTGACTTACTGTACCATGAGTTTTGGGTTTAGATTAGAGTTGGGATTGTGTAGTAGGTAACACTGCTGAGCtcagacccagcagtgctgctggagtttttaaacccctcagtgtctggactgagaacagtccaccgaccaaaaacacccagccgacagcgtcctgtgtcactgatgaaggactagaggacgagcgacacacactgtgcagcgacagatgagctactgtctctgactttacatctacaaggtggaccaacgagggaggggtgtctcacagagtggacagagagtggactccagcagcagtgaaTGACCCATTTTGAGTAGTGCTTTTGTACATGTGCTCATTGTAGCCCCATCTGtaagtggttttaatcttgtgactGATTGGCTGCATGGGATATAAGTGTGTAAAAAAATTCCCTACTTAAATATTGAATCTGTCTGCAAAAAAACAGAACGTGCAGAAGACTTTTGCCTGAGTGTCCTGCAGAGGACCCCCACCGCAACGCCCctacctcaacacacacacccacgcactGCAAGCCGCCCCTCCCCGTGTTGTATGTATCGATGGTGTGTTGAGGTGCTTTAACAGGGTTGTGATTTAGCGTTACCTGAACAGGTGAAGGGGCGGAATGATAcatgagagagcgagacagtCAAGTAGTGCCCTCTTGGGTGTGACGCGATATAAACCACCGCAGGTCGCGTGTCCCGCTCAGAATTCATCAGCAGCGCGCGCGCGAACCTGCTCTGAGGTAAAATAACCGCTCCATTTTCGAAATAACCTTCTTCAGCTTCACGGCGCTCATAGTCTTAATAACCGTCATTAAACTTCTCGTTGATATTAATGAAGCTAAATAAAGTCTTCATGAGGCTCGCGCGCCGTTATTCTGAATCAGACTTTCAGGATAAGATTTTAAAAGCCGTTTGAACCTGAAACTTcattctgtgagtgtgttattaTTGGTGCGAGAGAGAAATTTACACAGGAGACAATGTCaggataaaaaaatataaagaaggCAAATACGTAGGAAATATAATTAAACTAACtaaataagtgaataaataTTAACTTTAAATCAATACATAAAATTACAGAGAAAAATAAGTACATAAGGAGAAAACCTATTTTTACTTAACGAAAATGTATAGTCcaacaaaatgaacaaatgaaaataaaagtaaatacataaaccgataatagagagagagtgtgtgtgtgtgtgggtaaatAATGCTCTCTTATAAAAAAGAGATAAAAGGAACTTTCATGCATAATTTGTATTTTTCCCAAAATTTTAAACTCGGAGAATTGATTtaaacctaaataaataaatattttacgataaaaaaaaaaagcaaattcaCCACTTTTTCAAACACAAATGTCCCTGTGAATGTCTAACAGTATAAACCTATAAACTTTATTATGACTATTAGATTATTACTTTTAACATTGGTTGATAAATTATTGATAGGCTTTCACTGCTAGACTGTTGCGGACATTGTTGTAATTGCATCCCCTCATAATCCAATGTGGTTGCTGAGGGTTTGCTAGGTAGTTGCTAGGGTAAGCATGGTGGTTGCTGAAGTCTTGTTATGGTGTCCAAACTGATTGGTAAATAGATACTAGGTGAATTGTGTTGCTCTGATCTCTAAATTTGTTGCTAGGAGGTTGCTAATTTTTCATTAGGGGCTTGCTATGATATTCCAAAGGGTTTGTAAAGAGTTGGTaggctgttgctatggtatcaATGGTGGTTGGGTTCAAAGTTCCTACCCCAGTGTTAGATGATTTCTACAGGATCAAAGgttgctgctgtggtgttgttAGGTGGTTGTACTGGTGTTGCTAAATGGTTGAGATGGTTTTCATGTGGTTACCATTGTGTTCCTAGATGATTGCTTTGCATTCCatagtggttgctatggtgttgctGCCACACTGAATAGGGAACTACACTGTAAGGGTGTAAAAATAACAAGTGTTCTGACTGCAAACAGTGGTTGACCTGCTAAACAGGGAAGGATAACTTGTTTGTGTACTGTGAAGGAGTGTTTATGTGAGAAATGTGCATTGTGACATCATTGCTTGCAGTTACACTGAATGTGTGGAATGTTTCTCCAGTCGTGTTCTATGGAGAAAAAATACTGGATTTGATTGGTCCATGCCCAGTCACTGTATGAGTCAAACGCACtagtgttgtgtctgatccactcgcaccagcacaacccacactaccaccaccaccacgtcagtgtcactgcagcgctgagaatgatccaccaccacatcacacctgctctgtgggggtcctgagcactgaaggaTGGTGGGGAAAGGGAAGTAACCATTATGTAGAGCAAGAGTTGGCCTACAGTCTTTAATACTTTACAAAGCAGAACAGGTCCCAGTCCCAGTTCCCTATTTCCTTCCTTCAATATCCATTTGCATAACCTGTTTTACTTTCACTGATAATAAGTCAACATGACATTAGTGTCCACAAAACCTGCATTGTTCAACACAACGGAACGTTTACTCAGTTCTAAGGAACTACAGCTTCATACACACAGCTCTGTATTCAGcctccactcagactcagagCTGTAGAACACTGCTATAATCCTAAGATCACCACATGTTgatgtgtttgatgtgattttGATATGTTCACTACTCTACTGATCTCTGATTGGTTATTATCATTACATCACACACCAGGGCGTGGCCTTTTCTTTAGAGGGGGATACACTTGAATATTTGGGTTTTTAAAAAGTAGCAGATTTCACTcgttaaaatttaaatattagaaaCTATGCAGAATCCTCATATGGACCTGAGCTGTATGGAATGAGTTACTGAATTATCAGTTATTACTAATTTACACTGGATTCAACAAGCAGAAGCCAACTGCTGTACACATTACATATGATTATAAATCagacatatgaataaatatgtctataatgtatttatttatttacttctgtCAGGTCCTGATATGgaaatgtgttcaaatgttttacagttggaaaaaaaacatgcacagcACATCCTTAGAGTATTTATGGAAATCTAGCGTGGCCCAACAGCACTGCCTTATGTTTCCAAAATGTATACTTTATAAAACAGCGGTGTATCTACAGTgtgctgcccacgctccagttGAAGCTTAAATGGTTTTAAAGGAAATGAAGATGAAAGTCTGCTGAGATATAAACCATGATAAATGTAATGTGAATTTGGAACAATAATTAAGTGATGAATAAATAACTGAGGTAACTTTTCATGTCCTAAATAAACTTTTAAATCCAGTCTCTTGGGTACAGTTCCCGCTCGCTACAATTAACCCATTACTGTAGTGTGTGAATGTCTTTATTTTCCCCACAAAGCCTGTGTTGGTCTTACATTAATATCAAGACTGATCTACTGAGTTTACTGAGATCTCCTGTTATTGTGAATATTTCTGAGCCTCACTCCTCTCTTGTTGTGCTCAGATGgagggacagacagagggacagtcGGGGGGTCAGAGTGGACgggtgtgtgtgctggtgaCCGGGGGCAGTGGTCTGGTGGGGAGAGCCATAGAGAGAGTGGTGAAGGAGGAAGGAGGTGCGAAAGAAGGAGAAGAATGGATCTTCCTTTCGTCCAAAGACATGGATAAATGAATCAGAGAACCATACGTAATTCTTTAACGTTAAATGTCTAAATGAGGACTcagtgttgacagaaacaataaaaccatttaaaatatCACTGAGTCAATGAGTAGGTCCCCAATATGGCGGCTCCTCTACACTGTGATATCAGCTGCAACACGTGGATAGTGATATCACTGGGGTCTAAAACAACTCATCCCCATCATTCGTCCTCAGATCCATAACGGACCCCCTCACCCGTCCAACTCTGGTTACGCCCACGCCAAACGGATGGTGGACGTCTACAACAGGTGAGGAATTATGGACTGACCGTCTGAAGTTTAACCCTTTTAAAGTCTACAGTAGCATTGGTTATGATTATAATGTTCTTTAACAATCACAAACTGAgcccccatccactggtggcgctgtttcactgaaCGTAAATAAAACTGAgtaacaataacaaataaaaacgtTTTCTGAAATGAATCTTAATTAATCACATGGCCCTTAAGACTAAAGTTTTAATTAATGGAGATTTAAGTGTGAAATAAAAGAACcaatgtaagatcaacacaataatatatttatattgtatcaatgtaaaaatataatcacaacaataaagttaaaatgctagcACTTCCTTGTATTTTCAGGAGGGAGATTTTTGAATTACAagctcttaatttgctgagtgaAAGCtactgggagtgtgtgtgtgtgtgtgtgtgtgtggtaaaatgattaattagcattaaaacataaataaataaatctactcTAATTAATTCCCACGTTTTTACCTGTTTATTTTGACAGCACTAATATGAAGCACACGTTTAATGGTTTCTTCCCCTACGTTTGTTAAAGCAGTTATGGTTAAAGGATGTTGAAGGAACTGCAGGACTCCAGGGTCTGAGTCAGGTCTGAGTCAGTCATGAAGAGGAATTAGATTCTGATCAAGCAGAGCTTAGAGTTAGTGGTGGTCTGTTGTAAACGTGCTGAGAGCTGATGTAAACGCCCCGGTTCtcctgtgttcctgccctgcgcaGGGCTTGTTTTCAACAGTACGGACGCAAATACACAGCCATCATCCCCACCAACATCTTCGGCCCCTACGACAACTTCAACTTGGACGACGCTCACGTTCTTCCAGCCCTCGTCCACAAGACCTTCACGGCCAAGAGTAAGAGGCGTTTATCCACTTTAGAGAACGGACTCTGATGTGACCAGGGCCTTTATATAATATCCAATATTTACCTACAATTCAGGCATTTATCAGGCTGTTAAAATAGGAACCCAGAGTTTACAGTCtccttgaatgtgtgtgtgtgtgtgtgtgtgtgtgtgtgtgtgtgttaggagaCGGCACggctctggaggtctgtggttctGGCCGAGGACTCCGTCAGTTCATCTACTCTCTGGACCTGGCTCGTCTCTATCTGTGGGTTCTGAGGGAATACGATGAGGTGGATCCCATTATACTCTCAGGTACACACTTTATccttaataaaaacacacacacacgcacacacacgagACAGTGGTTATAGATGTAGATGATATCCAACAGGCAGCGGTCTGATaaactaatctctctctctctctctctctctctgtagttgGTGAAGATGAGGAGATCACTATTAAAGATGTTGTTGATGCAATTGTTGAAGCTTATGAGTTCACAGGACCAGTGATTGTATCCTTCCAGTCGTGCTCCTGCTCCAtggcaaaatacaaattaaaaatgcaTGTATATTTTTGACTGCACAAGTTTATAACGTaatagcttttttattttattttacatttcaggCAACAGTACTGTAAAGAACTAACTTCTGCACAGGCCATCTTTATATTTTTAAGCTTCCCACAGTGTTCAATTCAGCAGAAACAGTCAAtatacagtaaaacagtgtgggatggatgttaaaattgtaGTGTGGAGGGTACGGATGAAGAAATGTGGGTTCACTCAGCAAGGAGTAGGCAGGACTCAAAATAACTCTTTCCGTGAGAATTTATTCAAACGAAGCACACGTGATGACGTCACAATAAGAGAGGTACCCgaagagaaatgaaaagaaaagaaaataaatgaaaagaaaataaaaagggcACGTtggaactaaacagacaaagtTTGTCCATACTGCAGTTCCCTCTACCTTTACCTGGCTACTGCAGCCAAATCCCCCTCCTTTTAGGAACttagccccacccctctcttaatTGGACTAACCCAACTCTAGCAAAGGGGTAAGAAAGTTGCTCCCAGGAAGATATTTATTCCCTTCAATATGACCATTAACAGACATCCCCCGCACATCTCATTCCAGCTTCACTGGTAAATGTTTATCTATTTACATAGTTTAATAGTTTTACTCATTTGCTTTTTCCCTTTCACAGGTTCCTGAATCCAGctcttccctccccctctctatacctcaccgtgggcccttcggctagcacaaagagagacaggaaattcgCTGCCATTCCCCTAGGACAGGAACTGAAACAAGGTAAGCAATAATACCAATATACATTCCTTAATGTATATTCCAGACTTGGTGATGGGTCCAATTCACTGATCTCATCACAAACAGGCTGAAGGGATTTCAATGCCACAGTGAAGCTGAGACAGAATCCCAATCGTCTCCGTGACATGGATAAATGAATCAGGGAACGATACGTAAttctttaatgttaaatgtctaaatgaggactcagtgttgacagaaacaataaaaccatttaaaatatCACTGAGTCAATGAGTAGGTCCCCAATATGGCGGCTCCTCTACACTGTGATATCAGCTGCAACACGTGGATAGTGACATCACTGGGGTCTAAAACAACTCATCCCCATCATTCGTCCTCAGATCCATAACGGACCCCCTCACCCGTCCAACTCTGGTTATTGCTACCTACCTTTACCAAAACTCTGTCCAGAAATTTTGGGACACTCCTCCTCTACGTTAAAGTTGACTCTTTGTGGACGCAGGTGTTAAAATGTGCTCAGGtctttttttctaaaatatacATCCCCTGTATAAGTCATGTCCGATAgcgcagctgcacatgagcataatGTCAGCAGGCTCAGTGCCAGGTGTCAGCCAGAAGGGTATAAAGACTGGAGCAGTGCTTTTGGGATGGTGTGTGATCCACAGCTAATCCTTCTACATCAGTCCTGTAGTGTGAGAACggtcctgtgttccacagtGGGATGAATCTAAGACCATCACTTGTACTTTGTCCTTGACTCTGTGGTCAGTACGACACGAGTAAATCAGACGGTCAGCTGaagaagacagccagcaacgcCAAACTCCGCCGCTACCGTCCAGACTTTGTCTTTACTGACTTCAAAAAAGGTGAGAGCTAACTACACTCTTCGAAACAGATTTGCACTGAGCAGTGACTAAAGATGTCAGTGTTTCTCCTTTAAAACTCTATGATCACCAGTGTATTACATCAGTTTAATGTATGTTCAGTAGATTACGGCCCTTTACTTCAtaataaggagaacacatcactaaTAGAACCTGATATCTctgaatttccagttccaccttaaaatagtgAAGCATTTACAGTCTAGATCCTGTGGCTacagcagcatttaaggtggaactggaagttttaAATGAAAAGCCGTAGAATAagagctgaattcagctccatAATCACAGAAGAGTGTGGAGTGGGTGATAATCTGAtggtggaactcttctgaaaaCGTGTGACACCTTAAATTTAAACTACATTAAAGTCATAAAGAACTTTGATGATATTGGTTTGCTGCCAATTATGAAAGTGCTCGGAAGTGAGTTgtgccccctgctggactgGAGAGGTGGAGGGGTATCACAGCTTGAATCAAAGCACTGTTTGCACTGAAGAAATTCTGAATGACcagctaataaataaatatataaacgtGAATGAAGATTTACAGCTGTAACCCTCAGTCAGTGGAGGACCAGCATGAAGCTCTGCTCCAAAACACCAAACAATGCCTCACACTGAAACAGTCTTTGAGGGTTTTTACAGggaataaatgtatgttttatattgtatttttacaggataTTTCGTACTGTGTGTATGGTTGTCTTGCTTTTCTAGTTTCCTAGGGTTCCACATGGCATCACTATATACTGCAGCCACCATTTTGAGGATTACTCAATCAAAAAcaagaatgtttacatttttaatttggtatatttgtttataccactatatattttttcatttagaCGCTATGATGCACTATGAGTACAGAATTGATGTTATTACCTACAttatgcactacatagggtggagaGAGATATAAGATTCAGTTTCTTTGTGGTGTGAAAACAAGATGTCTCCAGTCTCACTTTTTCACACAGCTTGTCCCCCTGCTCTACGAAACACAGCAGGCTCCCTTTAACCTGCTGATGCCACGAGGTGATGGGCTTCTGTGCTTTTAAATGCTACGAGACCCTCTCCAGCGCAGAAAGAGTGGGTAAATGTTCCGCCAAAGTGGGGTCCGGAGTTTTGGGAAAGTGTGAAGAAGGCTCTCTGCTCACTTTTTTTCCCAATCACTTTGTTGTTGTGcagtttttttctcttccaAACTTAGGAGAATGGTTTAAGCCATTTTTCACATTGTTGTCTGAGATTGTTGTCCACAAAATGACAAGCACTTGAATGGAACCCtagaatgtttttaatttttttgctgAGGGCTTTTTACTTCAAATGCATTATTCTAAATCTTTTATGAATTGTTTGTGGGGTTTATTTAGAAAGGGGTTGTAAATTATTTTGAGGCCAGTGGGagattttacaaaaacaaacccagCATTTATATATAGATaagataaattataaaatgttaaactCACCTGAAGTGCCATACTGAGGTTTGATCTCTACAGAGaatgtttactcattgtgtctATTGTTATTGATGTCATTTTTGATGTtctgatttaaatatattttaaaaaatgatatatataaatgtgtagcataagttttgtttttcctcttttttctcaAGATGttaatttcagaaaataatTCGTTTGGATTTAAATGCAGTGTGTGGTCTTTGTTTTTCATGAAACACTGATGTGTCCTAGAATGTTTCCTATTCCTTCTTAGACTCCATATTTTAGTTTATTGACCGTGTTTTGATGCATCAGTCTTAATcatcagtttcagaacagaacacagctCTGGTGATTAACCTCTGAAAGAAACTTTTGAAATATCTTTGGCTCCACAATTCATCTCTGAACGCACTGAAACTCTGATGTACACCATTTCTGCAGATAGTTCAGGATTCACTGAGGCTAAAAGTCTAAAGCCTTACATTCAGAAAATATTTAAGCACTTTCAGAACTCACATTTCTTTTATGAAACACAGTGTGTGGGCTCCACACAAACATGAGCCAAACTCTATAATGACACAAGATACGTTTAGTTCATTATGAATAACCACAATATAATGAGCCTTTagccattcattaatttatcatCAACATTTTATAAGGCACAACTTCAGCCTCGATATTAACAAGTTAAAAATAGATCGGGATTTCAGTTCTTATCAGTTTTATCTCAACAACTGCTTTCCCCAAATGTTGTAATAATGTATAACAAGACAGTTACTGAATgtgtatgatctgtgtatgtatAGTTCAGAGTAGAGAAATACATTGGTGTCTGACGTGCTAACAGACTAGACCTTCCAGCTAATCCTGATAACACCTTCAAAGCTGTCCATAATTTGGTGGCTACAAATCCCCAAACACCTATTTCCACCGGTCCTACTGAtacgttccctcacctcagccgccaagtctgGGCACTTTGTCTACTGCTGCTCAGTTGGAATTGTTatatctaaaatattacaaaatccGGCagtgtataataaaaaaaacaaaaaacttataatgaaagttaaaaaaaaaagtagccaTCACCACATCTGTTCTGCCTTAACCTATGTGTGTAGAATCGTTAAATGCAATATTGTGTGCTTTTGATGCTTCCATATtacaacagaaataaatataattattaatgttctCTGTTGTAGGACTGTGTTTCCTGATAAAGACAGAGCTGAACTTCTCTTCTGAAGACTCCTCTGAAAGACTCTGAAGATCCACCACAGAATCAGGTAACTCCGGTCTTGTCCTGGATTTCTGAAATTTTAAC from Hoplias malabaricus isolate fHopMal1 chromosome 2, fHopMal1.hap1, whole genome shotgun sequence encodes the following:
- the LOC136678680 gene encoding GDP-L-fucose synthase-like, translating into MKDLGFNVDINCKTRMYGMFNDTLSEKMEGQTEGQSGGQSGRVCVLVTGGSGLVGRAIERVVKEEGELIPIIRPQIHNGPPHPSNSGYAHAKRMVDVYNRACFQQYGRKYTAIIPTNIFGPYDNFNLDDAHVLPALVHKTFTAKRDGTALEVCGSGRGLRQFIYSLDLARLYLWVLREYDEVDPIILSVGEDEEITIKDVVDAIVEAYEFTGPVIYDTSKSDGQLKKTASNAKLRRYRPDFVFTDFKKGLCFLIKTELNFSSEDSSERL